One Jannaschia sp. GRR-S6-38 genomic window carries:
- the rpsP gene encoding 30S ribosomal protein S16, which yields MAMKIRLARGGSKKRPHYSIVAADSRMARDGRFIEKLGTYNPLLPKDSEERVKMDMERVQHWLDRGAKPTDRVSRFLEAADAMPKKERANLKKGEPGKKATERLKERAEKAAAAASAAAEAVAETASDAAEAVVDAVTPDDESKSE from the coding sequence ATGGCCATGAAGATTCGTCTCGCCCGCGGCGGCTCCAAGAAGCGCCCGCATTACTCCATCGTCGCCGCCGACAGCCGCATGGCGCGCGACGGCCGCTTCATCGAGAAGCTGGGCACCTACAACCCGCTCCTGCCCAAGGACAGCGAGGAGCGCGTGAAGATGGACATGGAGCGCGTCCAGCACTGGCTCGACCGCGGCGCCAAGCCCACCGACCGCGTCTCGCGCTTCCTCGAAGCCGCCGACGCGATGCCCAAGAAGGAGCGCGCCAACCTCAAGAAGGGCGAGCCCGGCAAGAAGGCCACCGAGCGCCTGAAGGAGCGCGCCGAGAAGGCCGCCGCCGCCGCCAGCGCCGCCGCCGAAGCGGTCGCCGAGACGGCCTCCGACGCGGCCGAGGCCGTCGTCGACGCCGTCACCCCGGACGACGAGTCGAAGTCCGAGTGA